One Streptomyces rubradiris DNA window includes the following coding sequences:
- a CDS encoding extracellular solute-binding protein, which produces MTNFYKGSAFKDKKNLGIATVPAGSTGKAGAPTGGHNLSVYAGSDKAHQAAALKFVNFMTSAQAQETIALKNSTLPTRSDAYTAQVKADPGIAGYQGVLAAAQPRPALPEYSSLWVPLDTELAKVAGGKESLDKGLGNAELAISELLDGFGK; this is translated from the coding sequence ATCACGAACTTCTACAAGGGCAGCGCCTTCAAGGACAAGAAGAACCTGGGCATCGCCACCGTCCCGGCCGGCTCCACCGGCAAGGCGGGCGCCCCGACCGGCGGCCACAACCTGTCGGTGTACGCCGGCTCGGACAAGGCCCACCAGGCGGCGGCCCTGAAGTTCGTGAACTTCATGACCTCCGCCCAGGCGCAGGAGACCATCGCCCTGAAGAACTCCACCCTGCCCACCCGCTCCGACGCCTACACCGCGCAGGTCAAGGCCGACCCGGGCATCGCCGGCTACCAGGGCGTCCTGGCCGCCGCCCAGCCCCGCCCGGCACTGCCCGAGTACAGCTCCCTGTGGGTCCCGCTCGACACCGAGCTGGCCAAGGTCGCCGGCGGCAAGGAGTCGCTGGACAAGGGCCTGGGCAACGCCGAACTGGCCATCTCCGAGCTGCTGGACGGCTTCGGCAAGTGA